From a single Phalacrocorax aristotelis chromosome 1, bGulAri2.1, whole genome shotgun sequence genomic region:
- the MRTFA gene encoding myocardin-related transcription factor A isoform X4, which translates to MLDKAKTLQPACVGIVPLAETVSKQGKSCSSTYQDSYHSLREVLQLKLQQRRTREELVSQGIMPPLKSPAAFHEQRRSLERARTEDYLKRKIRSRPERSELVRMHILEETSAEPSLQAKQLKLKRARLADDLNEKIAQRPGPMELVEKNILPVESSLKEAIIVGQVNYPKVADNSSFDEDSSDALSPEQPASHESQGSVPSPMDSRICEPLPSTTGTSLAQGTSQLQISTDSSETLFLPEQPPPPLPPPPLLPPSLTNGAALTAAKPPPTLIKQSQPKSASEKSQRSKKAKELKPKVKKLKYHQYIPPDQKQDKGAPPMDSSYAKILQQQQLFLQLQILNQQQQQHYNYQTILPAPPKPPGEQQSGASAPAVRNLSATVSSASSVSSGSSGLMRQNSNAAVGKPGPLPANLDEMKVAELKQELKLRALPVSGTKTDLIERLRAYQEQNGAAGQTTPTPKPSTAAILPKAAEVVVAFPAARLSTGPALVTTGIAPAEVVVATVTGGGVMKFGSTGSTPPVSPTPSERSQMSTGDENSATGDTFGEMVTSPLTQLTLQASPVQFLVKEESSKSASCSVNAAPRLERCSTGNSRDAEVRDKDQMLQEKDKQIEELTRMLKQKQQLVEMLRLQLEQEKRSQQSLPAPVAAGEKTALASNPVTFGTQVKSENGFLSCQSAKQSSGQTDQFSPAPTASQMDTSNPSPVPKKAVMVKQEAPAAEAESPCQSHSPRLFLGQQGSALSDLIKGTPPPTLITDSTGTHIVLTVTKQSTERQGLSPHGKAGSSCPALQRVQSSPAKTSSQPPCQLPASTPQQPTQQQKQQQQQQARGLNQSVRKGQNPGLQVVTGQLPHTILSLSAPPNLQPFFPNSFQKWSLKFGAPGKAGPPSVSKKASSQPSSPAAPSPSQMDLEQQQHTSLFGTPPPSLPVPSVPIKEPPGYEEAMKQQPKAQENGCSSQQMDDLFDILIESGEISADFKDQSSPAGKEPPVAPACSSPPSNHHSSELAVPVSLGQPVPVGRLEDFLESSTGLPLLTAGHDGPEPLSLIDDLHSEMLSSSAILDHPPSPMDTSELHFAHEPSGGIALDLAEANLDSMDWLELPGGPVMSLAPLSTAAPSLFSTDFLDGHDLQLHWDSCL; encoded by the exons CTCTGAAAAGTCCAGCTGCATTTCATGAACAAAGAAGGAGTTTGGAGCGGGCCAGG ACAGAGGACTATCTGAAACGGAAAATCCGGTCCCGGCCCGAGAGATCAGAGCTGGTTAGGATGCACATTCTGGAAG AGACCTCAGCTGAACCCTCCTTGcaagcaaagcagctgaagcTAAAGAGAGCCAGACTGGCAGATGACCTCAATGAGAAGATAGCGCAGAGGCCAGGTCCCATGGAGCTGGTGGAGAAGAACATCTTGCCTGTGGAATCAAGCCTGAAGGAAGCCATTATAG TTGGACAGGTGAACTACCCAAAGGTTGCAGACAATTCCTCCTTTGATGAGGACAGCAGTGATGCCCTCTCCCCAGAACAGCCAGCCAGCCATGAGTCCCAGGGGTCTGTCCCATCACCAATGGACTCCCGGATTTGTGAGCCTCTCCCCAGCACCACTGGCACATCACTAGCTCAG GGTACATCCCAATTGCAGATTAGCACAGACTCCAGTGAAACACTTTTCCTCCCTGAACAGCCACCCCCGCCTCTGCCAcctccacctcttctgcctCCTAGTCTTACCAATGGAGCGGCTCTTACTGCTGCCAAGCCCCCACCAACACTCATTAAG CAAAGCCAGCCCAAGTCTGCTAGTGAGAAGTCTCAGCGCAGTAAAAAAGCCAAGGAGTTGAAGCCGAAAGTAAAGAAGCTTAAATATCATCAGTATATTCCCCCGGACCAAAAGCAGGACAAGGGAGCTCCTCCCATGGATTCATCCTATGCCAAaatactgcagcagcagcagctctttctcCAGCTTCAGATCCtcaaccagcagcagcagcagcactacaACTATCAGACCATCCTGCCAGCTCCACCAAA gcctccaggagagcagcagagtgGTGCCAGTGCCCCTGCTGTACGCAATCTCTCTGCCACAGTCAGCAGTGCATCTTCAGTCTCCTCTGGTTCCAGTGGGCTGATGCGACAAAACAGTAATGCTGCAGTGGGGAAGCCTGGCCCTCTCCCTGCCAACCTAGATGAGATGAAG GTAGCAGAGCTGAAGCAAGAGCTGAAGTTGAGGGCCTTGCCTGTCTCGGGCACCAAGACGGACCTGATTGAGCGTCTCAGAGCTTACCAAGAACAGAACGGTGCAGCCGGCCAAACAACCCCCACTCCCAAGCCCAGCACGGCAGCCATCCTCCCAAAAGCTGCTGAAGTGGTGGTAGCCTTCCCAGCTGCCAGGCTGAGCACAGGGCCAGCCCTGGTCACCACTGGCATTGCACCAGCAGAAGTAGTTGTGGCCACAGTCACCGGTGGCGGCGTGATGAAGTTTGGCAGCACAGGCTCAACTCCTCCTGTTTCTCCAACTCCTTCAGAGCGCTCGCAGATGAGCACAGGGGATGAGAACTCGGCCACCGGAGACACTTTTGGAGAGATGGTGACTTCACCCCTGACCCAGCTCACCTTGCAGGCGTCTCCAGTGCAGTTCCTGGTGAAGGAAGAAAGCTCCAAGTCTGCCTCCTGCAGTGTAAATGCGGCACCCAGGTTGGAGCGATGCAGCACTGGTAACAGCAGAGATGCAGAAGTTAGGGACAAAGACCAGATGCTGCAGGAGAAGGACAAGCAGATCGAGGAGCTCACCCGCATgctgaagcagaagcagcagctggttgAGATGCTTAGACTACAGCTAGAGCAGGAGAAGCGTTCTCAGCAGTCGCTACCGGCCCCGGtggctgcaggagaaaaaaccGCCCTTGCCTCCAACCCAGTAACATTTGGCACCCAGGTCAAGAGTGAAAACGGTTTCCTGAGCTGCCAGTCTGCAAAGCAATCCAGTGGCCAAACAGACCAATTCAGCCCTGCACCAACTGCTAGCCAAATGGACACTTCGAATCCAAGCCCAGTGCCAAAGAAAGCCGTGATGGTGAAGCAGGAGGCGCCAGCCGCGGAAGCAGAGTCACCGTGCCAGTCCCACAGCCCGCGGCTTTTCCTTGGCCAGCAAGGGAGCGCCCTGAGCGACCTCATCAAGGgcacccctccccccaccctcaTCACCGACTCCACAGGGACCCACATCGTCCTCACTGTGACCAAGCAGAGCACCGAGAGGCAGGGCCTCTCGCCCCATGGGAAGGCAGGGAGTAGCTGCCCAGCCTTGCAG agagTACAATCATCGCCCGCTAAAACTTCCAGCCAACCGCCGTGTCAGCTACCTGCAAGCACCCCTCAGCAGcccacacagcagcagaagcagcagcagcagcagcaggccagAGGACTAAACCAATCTGTCAGAAAG GGTCAGAACCCAGGTCTGCAGGTGGTCACAGGGCAGCTGCCCCACACCATATTGTCTCTCTCAGCACCTCCAAACCTGCAGCCCTTCTTCCCCAATAGTTTCCAGAAATGGTCCCTGAAATTTGGTGCTCCTGGCAAAGCCGGCCCACCCAGTGTGTCAAAAAAG GCCTCATCgcagcccagctctcctgctgccccttccccatcccagatggacctggagcagcagcagcacacgtCGCTTTTTGGAACTCCTCCACCTTCTCTCCCTGTTCCCTCAGTCCCAATAAAAGAGCCACCAGGCTACGAAGAGGCCATGAAGCAACAGCCAAAGGCCCAG GAGAACGGCTGTTCCAGCCAGCAGATGGATGATCTGTTCGACATTCTCATCGAAAGCGGAG AGATTTCTGCTGACTTCAAGGATCAGTCGTCCCCAGCTGGGAAAGAACCACCCGTGgccccagcctgctcctcaccgcCCAGCAACCACCATTCCTCAGAGCTGGCGGTGCCAGTGTCCTTGGGGCAGCCGGTGCCCGTGGGCCGGCTGGAGGACTTCCTGGAGAGCAGCACCGGCCTCCCGCTGCTGACGGCAGGCCACGATGGGCCGGAGCCCCTGTCCCTGATTGATGACCTCCACAGTGAGATGCTGAGCAGCTCAGCCATCCTGGACCACCCGCCTTCACCTATGGACACCTCGGAATTGCACTTTGCTCATGAGCCGTCCGGGGGCATAGCCCTGGATCTGGCTGAGGCTAACTTGGACAGCATGGACTGGCTGGAGCTGCCGGGGGGGCCTGTCATGAGCCTGGCTCCCCTCAGCACGGCGGCTCCCAGCCTCTTTTCCACAGACTTCCTTGATGGACACGATCTGCAGCTGCACTGGGATTCTTGCTTGTAA